CTGAACATAACGAGTAAGGTTCCGCGCTGTCCCCATGCACGGTGCCTCGGGCTTCCCGAAGAATCTGGTTTCAAGCTTCCTGTTCCTCTCCGGGGCGACCGCCCTGGTCTATGAGCTCGTCTGGTCCAAGTATCTCGCCAATGTGCTCGGGAACAGCGGGCAGGCGCATGCCGTGGTGCTCGCCACCTTCATGGGAGGGTTGGCACTGGGGGCATATGTCTTCGGGAGAACAGCAGACCGGGTGAAGAGCCCCCTGGCCATGTACGGCCTGCTGGAGCTGGGGGTGGGCATCTACGCGCTGCTGTTCCCCTGGGTGCTGGAGCTGCTGAGCGCGGCATACCTGGCGGTGGCGGTGAAGGTGCCGGACGGGGCGAGGGTGGTGCCCAAGCTGGCGCTGGCGGCGCTGTCCCTGGTGGTGCCCACCATGCTCATGGGCGGCACGCTGCCGGCGCTGGTGCGGCACTTCTCCGCGACGCTGGCCCACGTGCGGCGCGAGCTGGCGCGCCTGTACGCCATCAACAGCCTGGGCGCCGCGCTGGGCGTCTTCCTCGCGGGCGTCAGCCTGGTGCCGGCCATCGGCCTGTCGCTGTCGGCGAAGCTGGCCGCGACGCTCAACATCCTGCTGGCGCTCGGGGCCATCGCGCTGGCGCGCAAGCCCCCGCCCGCGCTCGTCCAGGACACGTCGGCCGAGGGGGCCGCGTCCGCCGAGAGCGGTGACGAGCTGTCCTATCCCCGCTCGGCGGTGCGGGCCGCGCTGCTGGGCGTGGCGCTGTCGGGCTTCACGTCCATGCTCTACCAGGTGACGTGGATCCGCCTGCTGTCCGTCGTCCTGGGGGCCTCCACCTACGCCTTCACGCTCATCCTCACGGCCTTCATCCTGGGCATCGGCCTGGGCAGCTTCTGGCTGATGACGCGCAAGGGGAGGGGGGACCTGCTGCGCCTGTTCGCGTGGCTGCAGGTGGCGCTGGTGGCCAGCGTGTGCGTGGCGCTGCCGCTCTACGTCCGGCTGCCCTACCTGTTCCGCAAGGCGCAGTTCGTGATGACGCGCTCGCTGGACACGTGGCCGTACTTCCAGGGCCTCACCTTCGTGTTCTGCTGCGTGGTGCTGCTGGTGCCGACGTTCTTCATGGGCGCGGCCTTCCCGGCGGCGGCGCGCGTGGCCACCGCGAAGGTGACGGAGGTGGGGCGCCAGCTGGGCGGCGTGTACCTGTGGAACACCCTGGGCACCATCACGGGCGCGGCGCTGGGCGGGCTGGTGCTGATGCCGTGGTGGGGCATGGAGGGCAACTTCATCGCCGGGCTGGTGGGCAACCTCGTGGCCGCCGCGGTGGCCTTCGCCGCCGTCCCCGGGCGCCCCGCTCAGCCAGCCCGCGCCTTCTGGCCGCTGGGTGTCGGAGTGGCCTGCGGCCTGCTGTTCCTCCTGCCCATGTCCGGCTGGGCCACGCGGCTGTCGGGCATCGCGTCCTTCCGCATGATGGAGGCGCCGCCCCGGAGCTACGACGAGGCCGTCTCCACCTTCGAGCAGAGCACCCAGCCCCTCTTCTACCAGGACGACACCTTCGCCACCGTGCTGGTGGGCGAGCTGAAGGGCGGGCACCGCTTCCTGAAGCTCAACGGCAAGGTGGACGCCTCCACCGGCCTGGACATGGAGACGCAGATCCTCGCCGGCCACCTGGGCATGCTGCTGCACCCGCGCCCGCCGGAGAACGTGCTCCTGGTGGGCGCTGGCTCGGGCGTCACGGCGGGCTCGGTGCTGGCCCACCCCGTCAAGCACCTGGACATGGTGGAGATCTCCCCCGCCGTGGTGGAGGCGGCCCGCCTCTTCAAGGCCGTCAACCGCAACGCCGTGGATGATCCGCGGACGTTCGTCCACATCGACGACGCCAAGACGTTCATGGCGCTGGCGCCGCTCAAGTACGATCTCGTCATCAGCGAGCCGTCCAACCCCTGGGTGGCGGGCGTCTCCGGCCTCTTCTCGCGGGACTTCTTCCGCACCGTGGATCAGCACCTCACCGAGGACGGCATCCTGGTGCAGTGGATCCACACCTACGAGAGCAGCGAGGAGATCATCCGGCTCGTCATGCGCACCCTGCGCGAGACGTTCCCCTACGCCACCACCTGGCTGGGCCCGACGGACCTCATCCTCGTGGCCAGCCGCAAGCCGCTGACGTTCGACGCGCGGCAGGTAGCCGAGCGCATGGCCCTGCCGGACGTGCGCGAGGACCTGGGGCGCACCGACATCCACGACGTGTTCGGGCTGCTCGCCAAGCAGGTGCACAGCGACGAGGGGCAGCGCGAGTTCGCCCGCACCGGCCCCATCAACACCGACGACCACAACCTGCTCGAGTACGCCGCGCCGGTGGCCTTCTTCCTCCAGAACCAGGAGACGCGCGTCCACGACGAGCGCCGCGGGCCGGATGGTGGCGCGCGGCTGTGGATCCACCGCTACCTCCAGGAGAACCCGCCCACCGCCGAGCAGGCGGCCCACCTCTACCGCAACCTGGATCGCAACCACGCCATCAATGATCCGCTCCTGCGCGGGGCCGCGGCGCTCTGGTACTCGCTGGCGCCGGACAGCCTGGAGGCCCGGGTGGCGCTCGCCAACACCACCATCGCCCAGAAGGATCTGACGCTGGCCGAGTCAGTGCTCGCGCCGGCGCTGGAGCGGGGGCGCGAGGATCCCCGCTTCGTCTCCGCCTGGCTGCGGCTGATGACGGCTCGGGCCTGGTCCTCGCGCACCGCATGGACGCCTGCGTCCGGACTCACCGAGGCCGTGGCGCTGGGGCGGGCTCGAGTGGCGGCTCATCCGGAGGATGCGGAGCTGGCCAAGGCGCTCAAGGGGATCTGCGAGGTCGTGCCACAGGCCTGTATCCCCTCGGGTCCCGCGGTTTCGGCGCCCGCCGAGGCGGCTCCGGGGACGCCGTGATCCGGCTCCAGGGTCCTCCGGAGAGGCTCAAGTTCCTGGAATTACGCGCCTTTCCATCCATCCTCCCGATGACCGATGGTAGTGCTGGCCGGATCTCTCTAGTGTCCGCATGCCCTCGATATTGAAGGGTGCCGTTTCCCCACCGCCATACCCCCCAGGGAGTATCTCATGAAGGCCCTTCCGAAGAAGCAGCTGCGCAAGGCTCGTGGTCAAGGCATGACCGAGTACATCATCATCGTGGCCCTGATCGCGATCGCGGCCATCGGCGTGATCACGCTGTTCGGCGACAACATCCGCAAGCTGTTCGGCGCCTCCGCGGCGGCCCT
This DNA window, taken from Hyalangium gracile, encodes the following:
- a CDS encoding spermine/spermidine synthase domain-containing protein, which translates into the protein MHGASGFPKNLVSSFLFLSGATALVYELVWSKYLANVLGNSGQAHAVVLATFMGGLALGAYVFGRTADRVKSPLAMYGLLELGVGIYALLFPWVLELLSAAYLAVAVKVPDGARVVPKLALAALSLVVPTMLMGGTLPALVRHFSATLAHVRRELARLYAINSLGAALGVFLAGVSLVPAIGLSLSAKLAATLNILLALGAIALARKPPPALVQDTSAEGAASAESGDELSYPRSAVRAALLGVALSGFTSMLYQVTWIRLLSVVLGASTYAFTLILTAFILGIGLGSFWLMTRKGRGDLLRLFAWLQVALVASVCVALPLYVRLPYLFRKAQFVMTRSLDTWPYFQGLTFVFCCVVLLVPTFFMGAAFPAAARVATAKVTEVGRQLGGVYLWNTLGTITGAALGGLVLMPWWGMEGNFIAGLVGNLVAAAVAFAAVPGRPAQPARAFWPLGVGVACGLLFLLPMSGWATRLSGIASFRMMEAPPRSYDEAVSTFEQSTQPLFYQDDTFATVLVGELKGGHRFLKLNGKVDASTGLDMETQILAGHLGMLLHPRPPENVLLVGAGSGVTAGSVLAHPVKHLDMVEISPAVVEAARLFKAVNRNAVDDPRTFVHIDDAKTFMALAPLKYDLVISEPSNPWVAGVSGLFSRDFFRTVDQHLTEDGILVQWIHTYESSEEIIRLVMRTLRETFPYATTWLGPTDLILVASRKPLTFDARQVAERMALPDVREDLGRTDIHDVFGLLAKQVHSDEGQREFARTGPINTDDHNLLEYAAPVAFFLQNQETRVHDERRGPDGGARLWIHRYLQENPPTAEQAAHLYRNLDRNHAINDPLLRGAAALWYSLAPDSLEARVALANTTIAQKDLTLAESVLAPALERGREDPRFVSAWLRLMTARAWSSRTAWTPASGLTEAVALGRARVAAHPEDAELAKALKGICEVVPQACIPSGPAVSAPAEAAPGTP